A stretch of the Bradyrhizobium arachidis genome encodes the following:
- a CDS encoding LLM class flavin-dependent oxidoreductase produces the protein MKFGIFYELQLPRPWVAGDELRLYQNALTQMELADKLGYDHAWVVEHHFLEEYSHSPSPESFLAAASQRTQKIRLGHGILQLTTNHPARVAERVAVLDLLSNGRCEFGMGESASITELEPFGRNMEHKKEVFEEAVRAIFPMFRDGGCEHHGKYFDIPLRNVVPKPVQKPHPPLWMACSQLPTIERAGRHGFGALGFQFVSADAAHAWVHAYYNAMTKRLHKLADYEINPNMALVSFFMCARTDEEARARADGATFFQFALRFYGASQNRQRPAPGTVNMWDEYNKWKRDNPEAQEAALRGGLIGSPETIRKKLRRFQSSHIDQVILLNQAGKNSHEHICESLELFGREVMPEFQNDPAQEAWKQGVMSGEIKLEEIDTEAFTDRYGKLAINVAPAKVAAG, from the coding sequence ATGAAGTTCGGCATCTTCTATGAGCTCCAACTGCCCCGTCCCTGGGTCGCCGGCGACGAGCTCAGGCTATACCAGAACGCGCTGACGCAAATGGAACTTGCCGACAAGCTCGGCTACGACCATGCCTGGGTGGTCGAGCATCACTTCCTGGAGGAATATTCGCACTCGCCCTCGCCGGAATCATTCCTCGCGGCGGCCAGCCAGCGCACGCAGAAAATTAGACTCGGCCACGGCATCCTCCAGCTCACAACCAATCATCCCGCGCGCGTCGCCGAACGCGTCGCGGTGCTCGACCTCCTCAGCAACGGCCGCTGCGAGTTCGGCATGGGCGAGAGCGCCTCGATCACCGAGCTCGAGCCGTTCGGCCGGAACATGGAGCACAAGAAAGAGGTGTTCGAGGAAGCGGTCCGCGCGATCTTCCCGATGTTCAGGGATGGCGGCTGCGAGCACCACGGCAAATATTTCGACATTCCTTTGCGCAATGTCGTGCCAAAACCGGTGCAGAAGCCGCATCCGCCGCTGTGGATGGCCTGCTCGCAACTGCCGACCATCGAGCGCGCCGGCCGCCACGGCTTTGGCGCGCTCGGCTTCCAGTTCGTCAGCGCCGATGCCGCGCACGCCTGGGTGCACGCCTATTACAATGCGATGACCAAGCGGCTGCACAAATTGGCCGACTACGAGATCAACCCCAACATGGCGCTGGTCTCGTTCTTCATGTGCGCCAGGACCGACGAGGAGGCCCGTGCGCGCGCCGACGGTGCCACCTTCTTCCAGTTCGCCCTGCGCTTCTACGGTGCCTCGCAGAACCGCCAGCGCCCGGCGCCCGGCACCGTCAACATGTGGGACGAGTACAACAAGTGGAAGCGCGACAATCCGGAGGCGCAGGAGGCGGCGCTGCGCGGCGGCCTGATCGGCTCACCGGAGACGATCCGCAAGAAGTTGAGGCGATTCCAGAGCTCCCATATCGATCAGGTCATCCTGCTCAACCAGGCCGGCAAGAACAGCCACGAGCACATCTGCGAGTCGCTCGAGCTGTTCGGCCGCGAGGTGATGCCGGAGTTCCAGAACGACCCGGCACAGGAGGCCTGGAAACAGGGTGTCATGAGCGGCGAGATCAAGCTCGAGGAAATCGACACCGAGGCCTTCACCGATCGTTACGGCAAGCTCGCGATCAACGTCGCGCCGGCGAAGGTGGCTGCGGGGTAG
- the napE gene encoding periplasmic nitrate reductase, NapE protein encodes MSAPGDETTGRLRRRRMEIFAFLFLTAVVMPALAVGTVGSYGLAVWIYQMFAGPPGPPQSPH; translated from the coding sequence ATGTCGGCCCCTGGCGACGAGACGACTGGGCGTTTGCGCCGACGGCGCATGGAGATTTTTGCGTTCCTGTTCCTGACGGCGGTGGTGATGCCAGCCCTCGCGGTCGGGACCGTCGGCAGCTATGGGCTCGCCGTGTGGATCTACCAGATGTTCGCAGGTCCCCCCGGTCCGCCGCAAAGCCCGCATTGA
- a CDS encoding chaperone NapD yields the protein MAQAKLNRRALITGRVLTADRIVPPPGGEIASILVQARPDRLATVEADITALSGCEIHGRDIRGKLVVVVEADDAGSLGTTLNTIQSLPNVYSAALVFHAIEA from the coding sequence ATGGCCCAAGCCAAACTCAACCGCCGCGCACTGATCACCGGACGGGTGCTCACCGCCGACCGCATCGTGCCTCCGCCCGGGGGCGAGATCGCCAGCATTCTGGTGCAGGCGCGCCCCGATCGGCTCGCTACCGTCGAAGCCGACATCACCGCGCTGTCCGGCTGCGAGATCCACGGCCGTGACATCAGAGGCAAGCTCGTTGTCGTTGTCGAAGCTGACGACGCCGGCAGCCTCGGCACCACCCTCAACACCATCCAGTCGCTGCCAAACGTCTATTCCGCGGCGCTGGTTTTTCACGCCATCGAAGCCTAA